The following coding sequences lie in one Actinomyces capricornis genomic window:
- a CDS encoding lysine--tRNA ligase, which yields MTDENPTASPAAAPAAPAPAQADDDARQPKADPGPGEQFEVRSGKRERLRAEGWDPYPVTLPVSTTIAAVRRDFGHLEAGQETEDLVGVAGRVVFLRNTGKLCFVTLQDGAGATLQAMLSAKLLPCQGHSSLAAFKTDVDLGDHLFVHGHVGCSRRGELSVFAEPVLRQGAEPAQAGDDDVEVPAWRLASKALRPLPKTWTNEAGEAVTLSEEQRVRRRELDLITRPAARDMVRTRAAVVHSIRENFHRRDYLELETPMLQVIHGGASARPFVTRMNAFDIDLYLRVATEIYLKRAVVGGVDRVFEINRNFRNEGVDSSHSPEFTALEAYEAYSDYHGMAELTRNLIQVAAREAFDLPEGQEVVTLADGTEYDLSGQWRIIDLYTSLSEAVGEEITVETPREQLVRIAQGHEIEVDDYAVPGKIAEDIFEELVGNSLWEPTFVFDFPEDTSPLTRYHRSRPGLTEKWDLYIRGMETATAYSELADPVVQRERFEAQALAAAKGDPEAMVLDEDFLVAMEQGFPPCGGMGMGIDRVLMALTGQGIRETITFPIVKRA from the coding sequence GTGACTGACGAGAACCCCACCGCGAGCCCCGCTGCGGCCCCTGCCGCTCCCGCCCCCGCCCAGGCCGATGACGACGCCCGCCAGCCCAAGGCCGACCCGGGCCCGGGTGAGCAGTTCGAGGTGCGCTCGGGCAAGCGCGAGCGGCTGCGCGCCGAGGGCTGGGACCCCTACCCGGTGACCCTGCCGGTGAGCACCACCATCGCGGCCGTCCGCCGCGACTTCGGGCACCTGGAGGCCGGCCAGGAGACGGAGGACCTGGTGGGCGTGGCCGGGCGCGTGGTCTTCCTGCGCAACACCGGCAAGCTGTGCTTCGTCACCCTCCAGGACGGCGCGGGCGCCACCCTCCAGGCGATGCTCTCTGCCAAGCTGCTCCCCTGCCAGGGCCACTCCAGCCTGGCGGCCTTCAAGACCGACGTCGACCTGGGCGATCACCTCTTCGTCCACGGGCACGTGGGCTGCTCGCGCCGCGGAGAGTTGTCCGTCTTCGCCGAGCCGGTCCTGCGCCAGGGCGCCGAGCCGGCGCAGGCCGGTGACGACGACGTCGAGGTCCCGGCCTGGCGCCTGGCCTCCAAGGCCCTGCGCCCCCTGCCCAAGACCTGGACCAATGAGGCCGGGGAGGCGGTGACCCTCTCGGAGGAGCAGCGCGTGCGCCGCCGCGAGCTCGATCTCATCACCCGCCCGGCCGCACGCGACATGGTGCGCACGAGGGCCGCCGTCGTGCACTCGATCCGCGAGAACTTCCACCGCCGCGACTACCTGGAGCTGGAGACCCCCATGCTCCAGGTCATCCACGGCGGGGCCTCGGCGCGCCCCTTCGTCACCCGGATGAACGCCTTCGACATCGACCTCTACCTGCGCGTGGCCACGGAGATCTACCTCAAGCGCGCCGTGGTGGGCGGGGTGGACCGGGTCTTCGAGATCAACCGCAACTTCCGCAACGAGGGCGTGGACTCCTCCCACTCCCCGGAGTTCACCGCCCTGGAGGCCTACGAGGCCTACTCCGACTACCACGGCATGGCCGAGCTGACCCGCAACCTCATCCAGGTCGCCGCCCGGGAGGCCTTCGACCTGCCCGAGGGCCAGGAGGTGGTCACCCTGGCCGACGGCACCGAGTACGACCTGTCGGGCCAGTGGCGGATCATCGACCTCTACACCTCCCTGTCCGAGGCCGTGGGGGAGGAGATCACGGTGGAGACCCCGCGCGAGCAGCTGGTGCGGATCGCCCAGGGCCATGAGATCGAGGTCGACGACTACGCGGTGCCCGGCAAGATCGCCGAGGACATCTTCGAGGAGCTCGTGGGCAACAGCCTGTGGGAGCCGACCTTCGTCTTCGACTTCCCCGAGGACACCTCGCCCCTGACCCGCTACCACCGCAGCCGTCCGGGCCTGACGGAGAAGTGGGACCTCTACATCCGCGGCATGGAGACCGCCACCGCCTACTCCGAGCTGGCCGACCCGGTGGTCCAGCGCGAGCGCTTCGAGGCCCAGGCGCTGGCCGCGGCCAAGGGCGACCCTGAGGCGATGGTCCTGGACGAGGACTTCCTGGTGGCCATGGAGCAGGGCTTCCCGCCCTGCGGCGGCATGGGGATGGGCATCGACCGCGTGCTCATGGCCCTGACCGGCCAGGGCATCCGCGAGACGATCACCTTCCCCATCGTCAAGCGCGCCTAA
- a CDS encoding DivIVA domain-containing protein, which yields MAVLTADDVMAWRFQTTMLRAGYDQGVVDIFLDRVVDALRAREAQAGDDPGTLAGILTSQEVRATRLPRGRFRQGYLKEEVDALMAQIADTLQAYEEHTRGSAPL from the coding sequence GTGGCAGTCCTGACCGCCGACGACGTCATGGCCTGGAGGTTCCAGACCACCATGCTCCGCGCAGGCTACGATCAGGGCGTGGTGGATATCTTCCTCGACCGGGTGGTCGACGCCCTGCGGGCCCGGGAGGCCCAGGCGGGCGATGACCCCGGCACCCTCGCGGGGATCCTGACCTCCCAGGAGGTCCGCGCAACGCGCCTGCCCCGTGGACGATTCCGCCAGGGCTACCTCAAGGAGGAGGTCGACGCCCTCATGGCCCAGATCGCCGACACGCTCCAGGCATACGAGGAGCACACCCGAGGCTCAGCGCCCCTGTAG
- a CDS encoding uridine kinase family protein, translated as MSPRVILLTGPSGSGKSSLLRRLGAPRLPLDDFYRGGHEPGMPLVGGGMSGPEPVHDPSGQIDWDHPAAWDHRAALAAILELCRGGAAQVPVYSIPDNAAVDQREVRIDEDAPVLVAEGVFAAELVEPCRAAGVLADALCLRRPRLQTWWFRLRRDLTHHRKPPHVLLTRGLRLSLEEPRRIAQWAAKGCRPVGLAECEARIRALMRD; from the coding sequence GTGAGTCCCCGCGTCATCCTGCTGACCGGCCCCTCCGGATCCGGCAAGTCCTCGCTGCTGCGCCGCCTCGGGGCGCCGCGCCTGCCCCTGGACGACTTCTACCGCGGCGGGCACGAGCCGGGAATGCCACTGGTGGGCGGAGGGATGTCGGGACCCGAGCCCGTCCATGACCCCTCCGGGCAGATCGACTGGGACCACCCGGCGGCCTGGGACCACCGGGCCGCCTTGGCGGCGATCCTGGAGCTGTGCCGGGGCGGAGCCGCACAGGTGCCCGTCTACTCCATCCCGGACAACGCCGCCGTCGACCAGCGGGAGGTCAGGATCGACGAGGATGCCCCGGTCCTCGTCGCCGAGGGGGTCTTCGCGGCCGAGCTGGTGGAGCCCTGCCGGGCCGCCGGGGTGCTGGCCGATGCCCTATGCCTGAGGCGCCCGCGCCTGCAGACCTGGTGGTTCCGCCTGCGTCGGGACCTGACCCACCATCGCAAGCCCCCGCATGTCCTGCTCACCCGGGGCCTGCGGCTGTCCCTGGAGGAGCCCCGGCGCATCGCCCAGTGGGCGGCCAAGGGCTGCCGGCCCGTGGGCCTGGCCGAGTGCGAGGCCCGCATCCGCGCCCTCATGCGGGACTAG
- a CDS encoding peptide MFS transporter — MSHRTPTPSEHGQAPEASEPTAGPPAAVSRWLPPTLRTSPSREDRGLFGHPRGLPWMLNVEMWERFSYYGMRAILLYFITDTVANGGLGTDQNTGQVILAAYGAAVYLLAIPGAIFADRIIGPWPSTLYGGLIIMTGHLLLAIPLGPLAWAGIVCVAVGTGFIKPNLSTIVGGLYDDDDPRRDAGFQLFYMSVNVGSFFSPLVTGWLKAHYGYHAGFAAAAVGMALALVAFFYGRSRLSAFAFNIPNPLQGQERQRLLLGSLAAVVGFAALLALLTTVTGEMSSAIAYTLFLVAAGSSIAYFVVMFRSKKVTAHERGHLRAYIPLWAGAVLFWMIFEQASGKMATFAESNTDGRIPLLGWVISPETYQSVNPAVVVLLAPVLGLLFTRRAGRFPSTAVKFATAVLIIGVSALIMGAGFQWWPGADTGLLAPWWFLAAVFAFQTVGELFLSPVGLSVTTALAPKSFASQAMALWLLTSATGQGIAAVVIERTGGVSDATFYYWLGAITIVVSVALYAVSPWTKSHMADIEGARGRD; from the coding sequence ATGTCTCATCGCACCCCAACACCATCAGAGCACGGCCAGGCCCCCGAGGCCTCGGAGCCCACCGCGGGCCCGCCGGCCGCCGTCTCGCGCTGGCTGCCGCCGACGCTGCGCACCTCGCCCTCCCGGGAGGACCGCGGGCTCTTCGGGCACCCCCGGGGGCTGCCCTGGATGCTCAATGTGGAGATGTGGGAGCGCTTCTCCTACTACGGGATGCGCGCCATCCTGCTCTACTTCATCACCGATACGGTGGCCAACGGCGGACTGGGCACCGACCAGAACACCGGGCAGGTGATCCTGGCCGCCTACGGCGCGGCGGTCTATCTGCTGGCGATCCCCGGGGCGATCTTCGCCGACCGCATCATCGGCCCCTGGCCCTCCACCCTCTACGGTGGCCTGATCATCATGACCGGCCACCTGCTCCTGGCGATCCCCCTGGGCCCCCTGGCCTGGGCCGGTATCGTGTGCGTGGCTGTGGGGACCGGCTTCATCAAGCCCAACCTGTCCACCATCGTGGGCGGGCTCTACGATGACGACGACCCCCGGCGGGACGCGGGCTTCCAACTGTTCTACATGTCGGTCAATGTGGGCTCCTTCTTCTCCCCGCTGGTCACCGGCTGGCTCAAGGCCCACTACGGCTACCACGCCGGCTTCGCGGCCGCGGCGGTGGGGATGGCCCTGGCCCTGGTGGCCTTCTTCTACGGGCGCAGCCGCCTGTCGGCCTTCGCCTTCAACATCCCCAACCCGCTGCAGGGCCAGGAGAGGCAGCGGCTGCTGCTGGGGTCCCTGGCCGCCGTCGTGGGCTTCGCCGCGCTCCTGGCCCTCCTGACCACCGTCACCGGCGAGATGTCCTCCGCGATCGCCTACACCCTGTTCCTCGTGGCCGCAGGCTCCTCGATCGCCTACTTCGTGGTCATGTTCCGCTCCAAGAAGGTCACGGCGCATGAGCGCGGGCACCTGCGCGCCTACATCCCCCTGTGGGCCGGCGCCGTCCTGTTCTGGATGATCTTCGAGCAGGCCTCGGGCAAGATGGCCACCTTCGCCGAGTCCAACACCGACGGGCGGATCCCCCTCCTGGGGTGGGTGATCTCCCCCGAGACCTACCAGTCGGTCAACCCGGCCGTCGTCGTCCTGCTCGCCCCGGTGCTGGGGCTGCTCTTCACCCGCCGCGCCGGCAGGTTCCCCTCCACAGCGGTCAAGTTCGCCACCGCCGTGCTCATCATCGGCGTCTCGGCCCTCATCATGGGGGCCGGGTTCCAGTGGTGGCCCGGTGCTGACACCGGGCTCCTGGCGCCCTGGTGGTTCCTGGCCGCCGTCTTCGCCTTCCAGACCGTGGGCGAGCTCTTCCTGTCCCCCGTGGGGCTGTCGGTGACCACGGCGCTGGCGCCCAAGTCCTTCGCCTCCCAGGCCATGGCGCTGTGGCTGCTGACCTCGGCGACCGGGCAGGGCATCGCCGCCGTCGTCATCGAGCGCACCGGCGGGGTCTCGGATGCGACCTTCTACTACTGGCTGGGTGCGATCACCATCGTGGTCTCCGTGGCCCTCTACGCCGTGAGCCCCTGGACCAAGAGCCACATGGCCGACATCGAGGGCGCCCGCGGCCGGGACTGA
- a CDS encoding alpha-hydroxy acid oxidase — protein MVKRQMPNPSEIFELLQFKRPQLDPVRRRLDSALTIWDLRRIAKRRTPAAAFDYTDGAAEGEVSLRRARRAFHDIEFHPDILRPAIDVDTSCQILGGPSAMPFGIAPTGFTRLMQTEGEVAGAGAAGAAGIPFTLSTLGTTSIEDVRAANPHGRCWFQLYVMRKREISYGLVERAAAAGFDTLMFTVDTPVAGARLRDKRNGFSIPPQITPGTVLNAIPRPWWWFDFLTTPKLEFASLQSTGGTVGELLDSAMDPTISDEDLRIIREMWPGKIVIKGVQNVPDAVRLIDLGVDGILLSNHGGRQLDRAPIPFHLLPAVVREVGKDATIMVDTGIMNGADIVAATALGAKFSLIGRAYLYGLMAGGRRGVDRTIEILSDEIVRTMKLLGVASIEELEPRHVTQLTRLVPVRPQVREAAAQVG, from the coding sequence ATGGTCAAGCGTCAGATGCCCAACCCCAGCGAGATCTTCGAGCTGCTCCAGTTCAAGAGGCCCCAGCTCGATCCCGTACGCCGCCGCCTGGACTCCGCGCTGACCATATGGGACCTGCGCCGGATCGCCAAGCGCCGCACCCCCGCCGCCGCCTTCGACTACACCGACGGCGCCGCTGAGGGCGAGGTCTCCCTGCGCCGGGCGCGCCGCGCCTTCCACGACATCGAGTTCCACCCCGACATCCTGCGCCCGGCCATCGACGTCGACACCTCCTGCCAGATCCTGGGCGGACCCTCGGCCATGCCCTTCGGCATCGCCCCCACCGGCTTCACCCGCCTCATGCAGACCGAGGGCGAGGTCGCCGGCGCGGGGGCCGCGGGCGCCGCCGGCATCCCCTTCACCCTGTCCACCCTGGGGACCACCTCCATCGAGGACGTGCGCGCCGCCAACCCCCACGGGCGCTGCTGGTTCCAGCTCTACGTCATGCGCAAGCGGGAGATCTCCTACGGGCTGGTGGAGCGGGCCGCGGCCGCGGGCTTCGACACCCTCATGTTCACCGTGGACACCCCGGTGGCCGGGGCCCGCCTGCGCGACAAGCGCAACGGCTTCTCCATCCCGCCCCAGATCACCCCGGGCACCGTGCTCAACGCCATCCCGCGGCCCTGGTGGTGGTTCGACTTCCTGACCACCCCCAAGCTGGAGTTCGCCTCCCTGCAGTCCACCGGCGGCACGGTGGGCGAGCTGCTGGACTCGGCCATGGATCCCACCATCAGCGACGAGGACCTGCGGATCATCCGGGAGATGTGGCCGGGCAAGATCGTCATCAAGGGGGTCCAGAACGTGCCCGACGCCGTGCGGCTCATCGACCTGGGGGTGGACGGCATCCTGCTGTCCAACCACGGCGGGCGCCAGCTCGACCGCGCCCCCATCCCCTTCCACCTCCTGCCCGCGGTGGTGCGCGAGGTCGGCAAGGACGCCACGATCATGGTGGACACCGGCATCATGAACGGTGCCGACATCGTGGCGGCCACCGCCCTGGGGGCGAAGTTCTCCCTCATCGGCCGGGCCTACCTCTACGGCCTCATGGCCGGTGGCCGCCGCGGGGTGGACCGCACCATCGAGATCCTCTCCGATGAGATCGTGCGCACCATGAAGCTCCTGGGAGTGGCCAGCATCGAGGAGCTCGAGCCGCGCCACGTCACCCAGCTCACCCGCCTGGTGCCGGTGCGCCCCCAGGTGCGCGAGGCCGCCGCCCAGGTCGGCTGA
- a CDS encoding LutC/YkgG family protein codes for MDAKTAILARARDAISRSQSEPVRPVPRDYVRQGSDPAGSQPVIEEMVDTLEDYSAHVALAPTRDEVLDAIDELLGPARIVVVPAGLPEDYKAAAARSGRELWEDSREEPIATLRLDEADAVLTCSRLGISISGTIVLDGEPDQGRRAISLVPDRHVVVLERASVVPTVPQAVDVMGQHPTRPMTWISGPSATSDIELVRVNGVHGPRNLGVIIAH; via the coding sequence ATGGATGCCAAGACCGCGATCCTGGCCCGCGCCCGCGACGCGATCTCCCGGTCCCAGTCCGAGCCGGTGCGCCCGGTCCCCCGCGACTACGTGCGCCAGGGCTCCGATCCGGCGGGCTCGCAGCCGGTGATCGAGGAGATGGTCGACACGCTCGAGGACTACTCGGCCCACGTCGCCCTGGCCCCCACCCGCGACGAGGTGCTCGACGCCATCGACGAGCTGCTGGGCCCGGCCCGCATCGTCGTCGTGCCCGCCGGGCTGCCCGAGGACTACAAGGCGGCCGCCGCCCGCTCCGGGCGCGAGCTGTGGGAGGACTCCCGGGAGGAGCCCATCGCCACCCTGCGACTCGATGAGGCCGACGCGGTGCTCACCTGCTCGCGCCTGGGGATCTCGATCTCGGGGACCATCGTGCTCGATGGCGAGCCCGACCAGGGGCGGCGGGCCATCAGCCTGGTGCCCGACAGGCACGTGGTGGTCCTGGAGCGCGCCTCGGTGGTGCCCACGGTCCCCCAGGCCGTCGACGTCATGGGACAGCACCCGACCCGGCCCATGACCTGGATCTCGGGGCCCTCAGCCACCAGCGATATTGAGCTCGTGCGCGTCAACGGCGTGCATGGGCCGCGCAACCTGGGCGTGATCATCGCCCATTGA
- a CDS encoding LutB/LldF family L-lactate oxidation iron-sulfur protein, with translation MTQVFLGMPGTGGWRTDIAQPADTLRWGPTFPEGAHRTLANTQMRRNLGHATRTIRSKRAQRVAEMPDWEELRNAAEAVKFEVASRLPELLEQFEANVTARGGIVHWARDAAEANRIVAGIIASKGVDDVVKVKSMATQETNLNEYLAEQGITAHETDLAEMIVQLADDMPSHIVVPAIHRNRSEVRGIFLDRMEGAPQDLSDNPQELTAAARTYLRNKFLRASVAVSGTNMGVAETGTVSIVESEGNGRMCLTLPQTLITLMGIEKLVPRFQDLEVFTQLLPRSATGERMNPYTSLWTGVTPGDGPQEFHVVLMDNGRTKTLADPVGRTALACIRCGSCMNICPVYQHTGGHAYGSVYPGPIGSILTPQLTQGLDDDDPVHTLPFASSLCGACGEVCPVKIDIPTILIHLRARSVDAKRRLLPDIWDVGMSASAPVMSSSALWSAASEAVKASALLGGQDGRIGALPFPASLWTGARDLPVAPGETFRQWWRRTHPQGATPMRSQAATAGGAHGALPTDPPPGAAPAPAGSAVDDGEPAPAVLDARGGGTAPPEAIAPPPPPAAVSSKKTSQEEI, from the coding sequence ATGACACAGGTCTTCCTGGGAATGCCCGGTACCGGGGGCTGGCGCACCGATATCGCCCAGCCCGCCGACACCCTGCGCTGGGGCCCGACCTTCCCCGAGGGCGCGCACAGGACCCTGGCCAACACCCAGATGCGCCGCAACCTGGGCCACGCCACGCGCACCATCCGCTCCAAGCGCGCCCAGCGCGTGGCCGAGATGCCCGACTGGGAGGAGCTGCGCAATGCGGCCGAGGCCGTGAAGTTCGAGGTGGCCTCGCGCCTGCCCGAGCTGCTCGAGCAGTTCGAGGCCAATGTCACCGCCCGGGGCGGGATCGTCCACTGGGCGCGCGACGCCGCCGAGGCCAACCGGATCGTGGCCGGCATCATCGCCTCCAAGGGGGTCGACGACGTCGTCAAGGTCAAGTCCATGGCCACCCAGGAGACCAATCTCAACGAGTACCTGGCCGAGCAGGGCATCACCGCCCATGAGACGGATCTGGCCGAGATGATCGTCCAGCTGGCCGACGACATGCCCTCCCACATCGTGGTGCCGGCCATCCACCGCAACCGCTCCGAGGTGCGGGGCATCTTCCTGGACCGGATGGAGGGCGCCCCCCAGGACCTGTCCGACAACCCCCAGGAGCTGACCGCCGCCGCCCGGACCTACCTGCGCAACAAGTTCCTGCGCGCCTCGGTGGCCGTCTCGGGCACCAATATGGGCGTGGCCGAGACCGGCACGGTCTCCATCGTGGAGTCCGAGGGCAACGGCCGCATGTGCCTGACCCTGCCCCAGACCCTCATCACCCTCATGGGCATCGAGAAGCTGGTGCCGCGCTTCCAGGACCTGGAGGTCTTCACCCAGCTCCTGCCGCGCTCGGCCACCGGCGAGCGGATGAACCCCTACACCTCGCTGTGGACGGGGGTCACGCCCGGGGACGGCCCCCAGGAGTTCCACGTGGTGCTCATGGACAACGGGCGCACCAAGACCCTGGCCGACCCCGTGGGCCGCACGGCACTGGCCTGCATCCGCTGCGGCTCGTGCATGAACATCTGCCCCGTCTACCAGCACACCGGCGGCCACGCCTACGGCTCGGTCTACCCCGGGCCGATCGGCTCGATCCTCACCCCCCAGCTCACCCAGGGCCTGGACGACGACGACCCCGTCCACACCCTGCCCTTCGCCTCCTCCCTGTGCGGGGCCTGCGGGGAGGTCTGCCCGGTCAAGATCGACATCCCCACGATCCTCATCCATCTGCGGGCCCGCTCCGTGGATGCCAAGCGGCGACTGCTGCCGGACATCTGGGACGTGGGCATGAGCGCCTCGGCCCCGGTGATGTCCAGCTCCGCCCTGTGGTCGGCGGCCTCCGAGGCGGTCAAGGCCTCGGCGCTCCTGGGCGGCCAGGACGGGCGCATCGGGGCCCTGCCCTTCCCTGCCTCCCTGTGGACCGGCGCCCGCGACCTGCCCGTGGCCCCCGGTGAGACCTTCCGCCAGTGGTGGCGCCGCACCCACCCCCAGGGGGCGACGCCGATGCGGTCTCAGGCCGCGACGGCGGGTGGGGCGCACGGCGCCCTGCCCACCGATCCACCGCCGGGGGCCGCCCCGGCCCCCGCGGGCAGCGCCGTCGACGACGGGGAGCCGGCCCCGGCCGTGCTGGACGCGCGTGGCGGCGGCACCGCCCCGCCCGAGGCCATCGCTCCCCCACCGCCCCCGGCAGCGGTCAGCAGCAAGAAGACGAGCCAGGAGGAGATCTGA
- a CDS encoding (Fe-S)-binding protein: MRIALFATCLADTMFPQAAQATVSLLERLGHEVHFPPGQVCCGQMHANTGYFKQAARVIRNHVETFSPVLDGQWDAIVIPSGSCTGAARHEQRLVAEHVGDTALATRVEQISAHTYDLSELLVDVLGVVDVGAYFPHTVTYHSTCHSLRVAKVGDRPQALLRAVEGLSLIDLPDADICCGFGGTFSMKNSETSTAMLADKMSAIISTRAEVLCAGDYSCLMHIGGGLSRVQSGVRIMHLAEILASTKQAPFEGNISFAPQHVQASTEEAAR, from the coding sequence GTGCGCATCGCACTCTTCGCGACCTGCCTGGCTGACACCATGTTCCCGCAGGCGGCCCAGGCCACCGTCTCGCTCCTGGAGCGACTGGGCCATGAGGTCCACTTCCCGCCCGGCCAGGTCTGCTGCGGCCAGATGCACGCCAATACCGGCTACTTCAAGCAGGCCGCCCGCGTCATCCGCAACCATGTGGAGACCTTCTCCCCCGTCCTGGACGGCCAGTGGGACGCCATCGTCATCCCCTCGGGCTCGTGCACCGGGGCGGCGCGCCATGAGCAGCGGCTGGTGGCCGAGCATGTGGGCGATACCGCCCTGGCCACGCGGGTCGAGCAGATCTCGGCCCACACCTACGACCTGTCCGAGCTGCTCGTCGACGTCCTGGGGGTGGTCGACGTCGGCGCCTACTTCCCCCACACCGTCACCTACCACTCCACCTGCCACTCCCTGCGGGTGGCCAAGGTCGGGGACCGGCCCCAGGCGCTGCTGCGGGCCGTGGAGGGCCTGAGCCTCATCGACCTGCCCGACGCCGACATCTGCTGCGGCTTCGGCGGCACCTTCTCGATGAAGAACTCCGAGACCTCCACCGCCATGCTGGCCGACAAGATGAGCGCCATCATCTCCACCCGCGCCGAGGTGCTGTGCGCCGGCGACTACTCCTGCCTCATGCACATCGGCGGGGGCCTGTCGCGCGTGCAGTCGGGGGTGCGGATCATGCACCTGGCCGAGATCCTGGCCTCCACCAAGCAGGCCCCCTTCGAGGGCAATATCTCCTTCGCCCCCCAGCACGTCCAGGCCAGCACCGAGGAGGCGGCACGATGA
- a CDS encoding L-lactate permease yields MESVLLLPAMSIPPLAPFTPSTTAVGDSVFLTAAVGLIPLIAFFALMGVFKVATHWCSLISLALACIIAVAFFGMPVAMTAMSATQGVAMGLVPIVYIIIAAVWLYNLTEASGRSADLRAVFNTIGKGDMRAQALIVAFSFCGLLEGLAGFGAPVAIAAAMVAALGLPKLRSAAVVMVGNAINVGFGAIAIPVTTAGRLGGQEPVVVATFMGHLTWIFCALIPLVLLFILDGMRGVRQLWPLAIVAGLATGAGHFLTPSLSYELTAVLASLLGLTASYLFLLVWTPTTPQEHRSQVSNDDAPDRERVVLALLPYVLVVVIIAVTKLWSLGFDLSAALKATDLPITWPGVYGQLLTAEGKPSSSAIYTLQTLSNPGTWILVTALIVTVIYSLRSVPGRFEMSLRLSAATLMRTFRTLRLAVVTIASVMALAYVMNFSGQTTAIGAALATTGAAYAFLSPVLGWLGTAVAGSATSAGALFANLQATAAQGAGLDPRILLAANTIGGGLGKIVSPQNLAIASTAVDAPGTEADILRKVAPYSLGLLLALCTLVLAASQGWLGALLPA; encoded by the coding sequence ATGGAGTCTGTCCTCCTCCTACCCGCCATGAGCATCCCGCCCCTCGCGCCCTTCACGCCCTCGACGACGGCCGTGGGCGACAGCGTCTTCCTCACCGCCGCCGTGGGGCTGATCCCGCTCATAGCCTTCTTCGCGCTCATGGGCGTGTTCAAGGTCGCCACCCACTGGTGCTCGCTCATCTCCCTGGCCCTGGCCTGCATCATCGCCGTCGCCTTCTTCGGCATGCCGGTCGCCATGACGGCAATGAGCGCCACCCAGGGCGTGGCCATGGGCCTGGTGCCGATCGTCTACATCATCATCGCCGCGGTGTGGCTCTACAACCTCACCGAGGCCTCGGGGCGCTCGGCGGACCTGCGGGCCGTGTTCAACACCATCGGCAAGGGCGACATGAGGGCCCAGGCGCTCATCGTCGCCTTCTCCTTCTGCGGACTGCTGGAGGGCCTGGCGGGCTTCGGCGCCCCGGTGGCCATCGCAGCGGCCATGGTGGCCGCCCTGGGCCTGCCCAAGCTCAGGTCCGCCGCCGTGGTCATGGTCGGCAACGCCATCAATGTGGGCTTCGGCGCCATCGCCATCCCGGTGACCACCGCGGGCCGGCTCGGCGGCCAGGAGCCGGTGGTGGTGGCCACCTTCATGGGCCACCTGACCTGGATCTTCTGCGCCCTCATCCCCCTGGTGCTCCTGTTCATCCTCGACGGCATGCGGGGCGTGCGCCAACTGTGGCCCCTGGCCATCGTGGCGGGCCTGGCCACCGGCGCAGGCCACTTCCTGACCCCCTCGCTGTCCTACGAGCTCACCGCGGTACTCGCCTCCCTGCTGGGCCTGACCGCCTCCTACCTCTTCCTGCTGGTATGGACCCCCACCACCCCCCAGGAGCACCGCTCCCAGGTGTCCAACGACGACGCCCCCGACCGCGAGCGCGTGGTGCTGGCCCTGCTGCCCTACGTCCTGGTGGTGGTCATCATCGCGGTGACCAAGCTGTGGAGCCTGGGCTTCGACCTGAGCGCCGCCCTGAAGGCCACCGACCTGCCCATCACGTGGCCCGGCGTCTACGGGCAGCTGCTCACCGCCGAGGGCAAGCCCTCCTCCAGTGCCATCTACACCCTCCAGACCCTGTCCAACCCGGGCACCTGGATCCTGGTGACCGCCCTCATCGTCACCGTCATCTACTCGCTGCGCTCGGTGCCGGGGCGCTTCGAGATGAGCCTGCGGCTGAGCGCGGCCACCCTCATGCGCACCTTCCGCACCCTGCGCCTGGCGGTGGTGACCATCGCCAGCGTCATGGCCCTGGCCTATGTCATGAACTTCTCCGGGCAGACCACGGCCATCGGCGCGGCCCTGGCCACCACGGGGGCGGCCTACGCCTTCCTGTCCCCGGTCCTGGGCTGGCTGGGCACGGCGGTGGCGGGCTCGGCCACCAGCGCGGGAGCGCTGTTCGCCAACCTCCAGGCCACCGCCGCCCAGGGAGCCGGCCTGGACCCGCGCATCCTGCTGGCCGCCAACACGATCGGCGGGGGCCTGGGCAAGATCGTCTCGCCCCAGAACCTGGCCATCGCCTCCACGGCGGTGGACGCCCCGGGCACCGAGGCCGACATCCTGCGCAAGGTCGCCCCCTACTCCCTGGGGCTGCTGCTGGCGCTGTGCACCCTGGTGCTGGCCGCCTCCCAGGGCTGGCTGGGCGCCCTCCTGCCCGCCTGA